Proteins from a single region of Synchiropus splendidus isolate RoL2022-P1 chromosome 3, RoL_Sspl_1.0, whole genome shotgun sequence:
- the npy2rl gene encoding neuropeptide Y receptor Y2, like, whose translation MEATSLANATEDNFSLSPLPSEDSGNLGYRDYNSAAGPPAVPTQHFEGVIQEDPIKLLSVQVVLILAYSTIIVLGVLGNSLVIYVIYRFKTLRTVTNFFIANLAVADLLVNTLCLPFTLVYTLQGEWKFGGTLCFLLPFAQGLAVHVSTVTLNVIALDRHRCIVYHLETRMRKDVCFGVIALTWVLSAVLASPLAIFREYGSLTLKPGHTIQVCMEKWPGKNTDGTIYSISMLILQYFLPLSIISFAYARIWSKLRAHVSPAENGGNSSAGSERHRRRRKTTKMLVTMVVVFAVSWLPFHAFQLATDIDSTVLDMRDFHLLYTVFHVVAMCSTFANPLLYGWMNRNYRAAFVAVFKCRDKEDRGRSGRLDSVHPAGGAAGRTKKVLETQDVVSARLNATDV comes from the exons ATGGAGGCCACCAGCTTAGCGAATGCCACAGAGGATAACTTCAGCCTCTCGCCTTTGCCCAGTGAGGACTCCGGGAATCTGGGTTACCGTGACTACAACAGTGCTGCGGGCCCGCCTGCTGTGCCGACACAGCATTTTGAGGGCGTCATTCAAGAGGATCCTATCAAACTTCTGAGTGTCCAG GTGGTGCTGATTCTTGCCTACAGCACCATCATTGTGCTGGGTGTCCTGGGTAATTCCCTGGTCATCTATGTCATCTATCGCTTCAAGACACTTCGCACTGTCACCAATTTTTTCATCGCCAACCTTGCTGTCG CCGACCTGCTGGTGAACACGCTGTGCCTTCCCTTCACTTTGGTCTACACGCTGCAGGGGGAGTGGAAATTTGGGGGCAccctctgcttcctgctgccCTTCGCCCAGGGTCTCGCCGTCCACGTCTCTACCGTCACACTCAATGTCATCGCTCTGGATCGTCAcag gtgCATTGTGTACCACCTGGAGACCAGAATGCGTAAAGATGTTTGCTTCGGGGTGATAGCGTTGACCTGGGTACTTAGCGCCGTGCTGGCAAGCCCTCTAGCCATCTTCAGAGAGTACGGCTCCTTGACCCTGAAGCCGGGGCACACTATACAG GTGTGCATGGAGAAGTGGCCTGGTAAGAACACGGACGGTACCATATACAGCATCTCCATGCTGATCCTCCAGTATTTCTTGCCACTCTCCATCATCTCCTTTGCGTATGCTCGCATCTGGTCCAAATTGCGCGCCCACGTCAGCCCCGCGGAAAATGGTGGCAACAGCAGCGCAGGCTCTGAGCGCCACCGGCGTCGCCGTAAGACCACCAAAATGTTGGTGACCATGGTGGTTGTGTTCGCCGTCAGCTGGCTCCCCTTTCATGCCTTTCAGCTGGCGACCGATATTGACAGTACCGTGCTTGACATGCGTGACTTCCACCTGCTCTACACCGTCTTTCATGTGGTCGCCATGTGTTCCACCTTTGCCAACCCACTGCTTTATGGCTGGATGAACCGCAACTACCGGGCTGCCTTTGTGGCCGTGTTCAAATGCCGCGACAAGGAGGACAGGGGTCGCAGTGGTCGGCTGGATAGCGTCCACCCAGCAGGTGGAGCTGCAGGAAGGACAAAGAAGGTGCTGGAAACTCAGGATGTTGTGTCCGCCAGGCTGAATGCCACTGATGTGTGA